A window of Bos taurus isolate L1 Dominette 01449 registration number 42190680 breed Hereford chromosome 8, ARS-UCD2.0, whole genome shotgun sequence contains these coding sequences:
- the STMN4 gene encoding stathmin-4 isoform X2, with the protein MTLAAYKEKMKELPLVSLFCSCFLADPLNKSSYKYEGWCGRQCRRKDESQRRDSADWRERREQADTVDLNWCVISDMEVIELNKCTSGQSFEVILKPPSFDGVPEFNASLPRRRDPSLEEIQKKLEAAEERRKYQEAELLKHLAEKREHEREVIQKAIEENNNFIKMAKEKLAQKMESNKENREAHLAAMLERLQEKAPPAAR; encoded by the exons ATGACCCTTGCTG CCTACAAGGAGAAGATGAAGGAGCTCCCGCTGGTGTCCTTGTTCTGCTCCTGCTTCCTGGCCGACCCCCTGAATAAGTCATCCTATAAATATGAAG GCTGGTGTGGGAGACAGTGTAGGAGAAAAGATGAGAGCCAGCGGAGAGACAGTGCTGactggagagaaagaagagagcagg CAGACACAGTGGACCTGAACTGGTGTGTCATTTCCGACATGGAAGTCATTGAGCTGAATAAATGCACTTCTGGTCAGTCCTTTGAAGTCATCCTGAAGCCACCCTCCTTTGATGGGGTGCCTGAGTTCAATGCCTCCCTCCCCAGACGGCGAGACCCATCACTGGAAGAAATCCAGAAGAAACTGGAAGCAGCTGAGGAGCGGAGGAAG TACCAGGAAGCAGAGCTCCTGAAGCACCTGGCAGAGAAGCGAGAACACGAGCGGGAGGTGATCCAAAAAGCCATCGAGGAAAACAACAACTTCATCAAGATGGCAAAGGAAAAACTGGCCCAGAAGATGGAATCCAATAAGGAGAACCGGGAGGCCCACCTTGCTGCCATGTTGGAACGGCTGCAAGAGAAG GCGCCGCCTGCCGCGCGGTGA
- the STMN4 gene encoding stathmin-4 isoform X1, with product MTLAAYKEKMKELPLVSLFCSCFLADPLNKSSYKYEGWCGRQCRRKDESQRRDSADWRERREQADTVDLNWCVISDMEVIELNKCTSGQSFEVILKPPSFDGVPEFNASLPRRRDPSLEEIQKKLEAAEERRKYQEAELLKHLAEKREHEREVIQKAIEENNNFIKMAKEKLAQKMESNKENREAHLAAMLERLQEKDKHAEEVRKNKELKEEASR from the exons ATGACCCTTGCTG CCTACAAGGAGAAGATGAAGGAGCTCCCGCTGGTGTCCTTGTTCTGCTCCTGCTTCCTGGCCGACCCCCTGAATAAGTCATCCTATAAATATGAAG GCTGGTGTGGGAGACAGTGTAGGAGAAAAGATGAGAGCCAGCGGAGAGACAGTGCTGactggagagaaagaagagagcagg CAGACACAGTGGACCTGAACTGGTGTGTCATTTCCGACATGGAAGTCATTGAGCTGAATAAATGCACTTCTGGTCAGTCCTTTGAAGTCATCCTGAAGCCACCCTCCTTTGATGGGGTGCCTGAGTTCAATGCCTCCCTCCCCAGACGGCGAGACCCATCACTGGAAGAAATCCAGAAGAAACTGGAAGCAGCTGAGGAGCGGAGGAAG TACCAGGAAGCAGAGCTCCTGAAGCACCTGGCAGAGAAGCGAGAACACGAGCGGGAGGTGATCCAAAAAGCCATCGAGGAAAACAACAACTTCATCAAGATGGCAAAGGAAAAACTGGCCCAGAAGATGGAATCCAATAAGGAGAACCGGGAGGCCCACCTTGCTGCCATGTTGGAACGGCTGCAAGAGAAG